A genomic segment from Peromyscus maniculatus bairdii isolate BWxNUB_F1_BW_parent chromosome 11, HU_Pman_BW_mat_3.1, whole genome shotgun sequence encodes:
- the LOC102915752 gene encoding low affinity immunoglobulin gamma Fc region receptor III-A-like → MWPLLLPTALLLSVSSDIGAGLQKAVVILDPEWVSLLEEDNVTLRCQGTYSPEDNSTKWFHNGSLISHQSANYSIRTARVNDSGEYKCQTALSMPSDPVRLEVHIGWLLLQTTQRPEFQEGDTIRLNCHSWKNKRVYKVTYLQNGRGKKFFHENTEFRIPEATQKDSGSYFCRGMIGQNNKSSETLRITVGDPTTSPSVPPWHQITFCLLIGLLFAIDTVLYFSMQRGLRSSTAVYEEPKLHWSKEPQDK, encoded by the exons ATGTGGCCACTACTACTACCAACCGCTCTGCTACTTTCAG tTTCTTCTGACATTGGAGCTG GTCTCCAAAAGGCTGTGGTGATCCTAGACCCTGAATGGGTCAGCTTGCTCGAGGAAGACAACGTGACCCTCAGGTGCCAGGGCACCTACTCACCTGAGGACAATTCTACCAAGTGGTTCCATAATGGAAGCCTCATCTCACACCAGAGCGCCAACTATTCCATTAGAACTGCCAGAGTAAATGACAGTGGAGAGTATAAGTGCCAGACAGCCCTCTCCATGCCCAGTGACCCGGTGAGACTTGAAGTCCATATAG GCTGGCTGTTGCTTCAGACCACTCAGCGGCCTGAGTTCCAGGAGGGGGACACCATTCGGCTGAACTGCCACAGCTGGAAAAACAAACGTGTATATAAAGTCACCTATTTACAGAACGGCAGAGGCAAGAAATTTTTCCACGAGAATACTGAATTCCGCATTCCAGAAGCTACACAAAAGGACAGCGGCTCCTACTTCTGCCGAGGGATGATTGGACAAAACAACAAGTCTTCAGAGACTTTAAGAATCACCGTAGGAG ATCCGACAACATCGCCGTCCGTCCCACCGTGGCATCAAATCACTTTCTGCCTGCTGATAGGACTCTTGTTTGCCATAGACACAGTGCTGTATTTCTCTATGCAGAGGGGTCTTCGAAGCTCAACGGCCGTCTATGAGGAACCCAAGTTGCACTGGAGCAAGGAACCTCAGGACAAGTGA